The Branchiostoma floridae strain S238N-H82 chromosome 10, Bfl_VNyyK, whole genome shotgun sequence genome has a segment encoding these proteins:
- the LOC118424713 gene encoding ribonucleoside-diphosphate reductase small chain-like, protein MLPAQPPKSNQSVLKVSVDREMQCEPLLRENSRRFVIFPIQYHDIWHMYKKAVASFWTTEEVDLSKDLAHWERLNDNEKHFIKHVLAFFAASDGIVNENLVERFTKEVQVTEARCFYGFQIAIENIHSEMYSLLIDTYVKEPHERERLFSAIETIPCVQKKADWALKWSGDEGSSWGERVVAFAAVEGIFFSGAFAAIFWLRKRGLMPGLTFSNELISRDEGLHTDFACLMVSYLVNKPSEDRIHQIIDDAVKIEQEFLTEALPVKLIGMNQDLMKQYIEFVADRLLGELMCSKIYNSENPFDFMENISLEGKTNFFEKKVGEYQKMGVMSSSEQQKFTLDADF, encoded by the coding sequence ATGCTTCCAGCGCAGCCACCGAAGTCTAACCAGTCCGTACTTAAGGTCTCTGTAGACCGAGAGATGCAATGTGAGCCCCTACTGCGTGAAAACTCCAGACGCTTCGTCATTTTTCCCATCCAGTACCACGACATCTGGCACATGTACAAGAAGGCCGTAGCATCATTCTGGACAACGGAGGAAGTTGATCTCTCTAAGGACTTGGCGCATTGGGAGAGACTGAATGACAACGAAAAACACTTCATCAAACACGTCCTGGCATTCTTTGCAGCTAGTGACGGTATAGTCAATGAAAATCTGGTTGAGAGATTCACCAAAGAGGTGCAGGTGACTGAGGCAAGGTGCTTCTATGGCTTCCAGATAGCCATTGAGAACATCCATTCTGAAATGTACAGTCTCTTAATCGACACCTACGTGAAGGAGCCGCATGAGAGAGAGCGTCTGTTCAGTGCCATTGAGACCATACCGTGTGTACAAAAGAAGGCTGACTGGGCCCTGAAGTGGAGCGGAGACGAGGGGAGCAGTTGGGGGGAGCGTGTAGTTGCGTTTGCCGCTGTGGAAGGGATCTTTTTCTCGGGGGCCTTCGCAGCAATTTTCTGGTTAAGGAAAAGAGGACTCATGCCGGGGCTAACTTTCTCCAATGAGCTGATCAGTAGAGACGAGGGTCTACACACCGACTTTGCCTGTCTTATGGTCAGCTACCTGGTGAATAAGCCTAGTGAGGATCGCATTCACCAGATTATCGACGATGCTGTTAAGATTGAgcaagagttcctgacggaagCGCTTCCCGTGAAGCtgattgggatgaatcaagacctgatgaaacagtacatcgagtttgtcgcagataggctgctgggagaactcatgtgcagtaagatttacaacagcgagaacccctttgacttcatggagaacatttctctggagggaaagaccaacttctttgagaagaaAGTGGGAGAGTACCAGAAGATGGGGGTgatgtcctcctctgaacagCAAAAGTTCACGTTGGATGCTGACTTTTAA